From Bacteroidales bacterium, the proteins below share one genomic window:
- a CDS encoding inositol monophosphatase, with amino-acid sequence MYSELTGIIPEIQTVVRKAADFIRNEAQSFNPQNLRFKSFNNFSSYVDQTSEEILVEGLSRILPGAGFITEENTAGSSANSLNWIIDPLDGTTNFLHGYPATAVTLALKENNEILLGVTCLLQEDAIYHAVKGNGAWCSDQRLSVSGTKDLEKSLLIPGFPYNLAGKDEEYFQLIRQLLSRCHGIRSSGASAVDLVHVATGCADAYFEFNLYLWDIAAGILLVQEAGGTVSDFYGGNRHLEAFEIVAAGKVYPALLRELKTLWKR; translated from the coding sequence ATGTATAGCGAATTAACCGGAATCATTCCAGAGATTCAGACTGTTGTGAGGAAAGCGGCCGACTTTATCAGGAACGAAGCCCAATCATTTAATCCGCAAAACCTTCGTTTCAAGTCATTTAACAATTTTTCATCATACGTTGATCAGACTTCAGAAGAAATCCTGGTGGAAGGTCTTTCCAGAATTCTGCCGGGAGCCGGATTTATTACGGAAGAAAACACAGCCGGATCATCGGCAAATTCTCTGAACTGGATAATTGACCCTCTGGACGGAACAACAAATTTCCTGCACGGCTATCCTGCCACAGCAGTGACTCTCGCCCTGAAGGAAAACAATGAAATTTTACTCGGAGTCACCTGTCTGTTGCAGGAAGATGCCATATATCATGCCGTAAAAGGGAATGGAGCATGGTGCAGTGATCAGAGACTTTCCGTATCGGGTACAAAGGATCTGGAGAAGTCCCTTCTAATACCGGGTTTTCCGTATAACCTTGCCGGAAAGGATGAGGAGTATTTTCAGTTGATTCGCCAGTTGCTTTCTCGGTGCCATGGTATCCGTTCTTCCGGTGCATCGGCAGTTGATCTTGTGCATGTGGCTACGGGTTGCGCTGACGCCTATTTTGAATTCAATCTGTACTTGTGGGATATTGCAGCGGGTATTTTGCTGGTGCAGGAAGCCGGAGGGACTGTTTCTGATTTCTACGGAGGGAACCGCCATCTGGAAGCCTTTGAAATTGTTGCGGCAGGCAAAGTATATCCGGCCCTCCTTCGCGAATTGAAGACGCTTTGGAAAAGATAA